In Streptomyces nojiriensis, one genomic interval encodes:
- a CDS encoding DUF3574 domain-containing protein: MKWTSDTRGKVGGGVLAALLGAGIPALVGAALHTDVGDPYQETRLYFGTQRADGRDPVEEREFMRFLDLEITPAFPEGLTLHDGYGQWRGQDGKIVRETSYEVVLLYPEKEADERSTRIERIRQAYEDRYQQDSVGRSDDKVSAGF, from the coding sequence GTGAAATGGACATCTGACACGCGCGGGAAGGTCGGCGGCGGGGTGCTCGCGGCCCTGCTCGGCGCAGGGATCCCGGCTCTGGTGGGAGCGGCTCTCCACACGGACGTGGGGGATCCCTACCAGGAGACCCGGCTGTACTTCGGCACCCAACGGGCCGACGGCCGCGACCCGGTGGAGGAACGCGAGTTCATGCGCTTCCTGGACCTGGAGATCACCCCCGCCTTCCCCGAGGGGCTGACCCTCCACGACGGGTACGGCCAGTGGCGCGGCCAGGACGGCAAGATCGTCCGCGAGACCTCGTACGAGGTGGTCCTGCTCTACCCGGAGAAGGAAGCCGACGAGCGCAGCACGCGCATCGAGCGGATCCGGCAGGCGTACGAGGACCGGTACCAGCAGGATTCCGTCGGCCGGTCCGACGACAAGGTCAGCGCCGGGTTCTGA
- a CDS encoding SDR family oxidoreductase, producing the protein MRIVIAGGHGQIALRLERLLAARGYEVAGIVRDPAQGDDLRHAGAEPVLCDLESASVEHVAGILQGADVAVFAAGAGPGSGIGRKDTVDRGAAVLFADAAERARVRRFLMVSSMGADAHHGGDEVFDAYLRAKGEADDHVRTRLGLEWTVLRPGSLIDDAGTGLVRLEAQTGRGAVPRDDVAAVLAELIETPATAGLTLELVSGSTPVQVAVKDVAGN; encoded by the coding sequence ATGCGCATCGTCATCGCGGGTGGACACGGTCAGATCGCGCTGCGGCTGGAGCGCCTGCTCGCCGCGCGCGGGTACGAGGTCGCGGGCATCGTCCGCGACCCGGCACAGGGCGACGACCTGAGGCATGCGGGCGCCGAGCCGGTGCTGTGCGATCTGGAATCGGCCTCGGTGGAGCATGTGGCGGGGATTCTGCAGGGCGCGGACGTGGCGGTGTTCGCGGCCGGTGCGGGCCCCGGCAGCGGAATCGGGCGGAAGGACACGGTGGACCGGGGCGCGGCGGTGCTGTTCGCCGATGCCGCCGAACGGGCCCGCGTGCGGCGCTTCCTGATGGTCTCTTCGATGGGTGCGGACGCGCACCACGGCGGTGACGAGGTCTTCGACGCGTACCTGCGGGCCAAGGGCGAGGCCGATGACCACGTACGGACCCGGCTGGGCCTGGAGTGGACCGTCCTGCGCCCCGGTTCGCTGATCGACGACGCCGGGACGGGCCTGGTCCGTCTGGAGGCGCAGACGGGCCGCGGGGCCGTCCCGCGCGACGACGTGGCGGCGGTGCTGGCCGAGCTGATCGAGACCCCGGCGACGGCGGGCCTGACGCTGGAGCTGGTCTCCGGCTCGACGCCGGTCCAGGTGGCCGTGAAGGACGTGGCGGGCAACTGA